A stretch of the Thalassotalea euphylliae genome encodes the following:
- the murD gene encoding UDP-N-acetylmuramoyl-L-alanine--D-glutamate ligase — protein sequence MSSISLTQLADKRIVVLGLGLTGMSFVRFLTNNGLSCAVNDSRAQHPAFAEFAVNYPECQLYTGQWHSEIIARADILLVSPGVDITLPEIAENISASAQVWGDVELYARLKDTPCVAVTGSNGKSTVVNLLHHIGQKLGVDTQLGGNVGVPVLDTINESPELLILELSSFQLETISSLKPLVASVLNLSDDHLDRHKTMAIYTELKQRIYHGAEFAVFNAEDSATVPTTDINACSFSQAVPSCSQVNRDNFGVISHQGKAYLAKGEQPLMALAELPIAGLHNAANSLAALAIGEQLGWEMSKMLQAIKSYQGLAHRCQPVASEDGIRWINDSKATNVGATLAALQGLAPSLAADQKLYLIAGGEGKGADFTPLAPVITEHVAHVFALGKDQQQILALSENSTAVDSIEQAVAYCKKQAKAGDVVMLSPACASIDMFANFAERGNVFTAAVADVASKSSEELS from the coding sequence ATGTCATCTATATCGTTAACACAGCTAGCAGATAAGCGCATTGTCGTGTTAGGCCTTGGCCTGACTGGCATGTCGTTTGTTCGTTTCTTAACGAACAACGGGCTAAGCTGCGCCGTTAACGACAGCCGTGCGCAACATCCGGCCTTTGCTGAATTTGCCGTTAATTACCCTGAATGTCAGCTGTACACGGGACAATGGCATAGCGAAATCATTGCACGAGCAGATATTTTATTAGTCAGCCCAGGTGTTGATATCACCTTACCGGAAATTGCTGAAAACATTAGTGCCTCGGCACAGGTATGGGGTGATGTTGAGCTTTACGCTCGCCTAAAAGATACACCTTGTGTTGCAGTTACTGGCTCCAATGGCAAATCAACTGTGGTTAATCTGCTGCATCACATTGGCCAAAAGCTAGGTGTTGATACCCAACTTGGTGGTAATGTTGGCGTACCAGTGCTTGATACCATCAATGAATCTCCTGAGTTGTTAATTCTTGAGCTTTCAAGTTTTCAATTGGAAACCATCAGTAGCTTAAAGCCACTAGTAGCAAGCGTTTTAAACCTTAGTGATGATCATTTAGATCGCCACAAAACGATGGCGATTTACACTGAGCTTAAACAGCGTATTTATCACGGTGCTGAGTTTGCCGTATTTAATGCTGAAGATAGCGCAACGGTGCCAACTACAGATATTAATGCTTGTTCATTTAGCCAAGCTGTACCGAGCTGCTCCCAAGTCAACAGGGATAACTTTGGTGTTATCAGTCATCAAGGCAAAGCTTATTTAGCCAAAGGTGAACAGCCACTGATGGCTTTAGCGGAATTACCAATTGCGGGTTTGCACAACGCAGCCAACAGTTTAGCTGCACTTGCCATCGGCGAGCAGCTAGGTTGGGAAATGTCGAAAATGTTGCAAGCGATTAAGTCTTATCAAGGCTTAGCGCACCGCTGTCAGCCAGTTGCCAGTGAAGACGGTATTCGTTGGATTAACGATTCAAAAGCAACTAATGTTGGCGCGACACTCGCCGCACTTCAAGGTTTAGCACCAAGCTTGGCTGCTGATCAAAAACTCTATTTAATTGCTGGCGGAGAAGGCAAAGGTGCTGATTTTACGCCGTTAGCACCTGTAATTACCGAGCATGTTGCTCATGTCTTCGCGCTTGGCAAAGATCAACAGCAAATTTTAGCGTTATCGGAAAATAGCACGGCGGTCGATTCCATCGAACAAGCGGTCGCTTACTGCAAAAAGCAAGCAAAAGCGGGAGATGTGGTGATGTTATCGCCAGCATGCGCCAGTATTGATATGTTTGCTAACTTCGCTGAGCGCGGAAACGTTTTTACTGCGGCCGTTGCTGACGTAGCTAGCAAATCAAGTGAGGAGTTGAGCTAA